Proteins encoded within one genomic window of Rhizobium favelukesii:
- a CDS encoding type II toxin-antitoxin system ParD family antitoxin, with product MPASYSIGSHYEALVQELVKSGRYASASEVVRDSLRMLEEREEQRAAKLSALREEIRKGVVSGDGLPAASVLNRLEAKYRR from the coding sequence ATGCCAGCGAGTTACAGCATTGGATCTCACTATGAAGCTCTCGTGCAAGAGCTTGTCAAAAGCGGTCGCTATGCCAGCGCGAGCGAGGTCGTGCGCGATAGCCTGCGCATGCTTGAGGAACGCGAAGAGCAGCGGGCTGCAAAGTTGTCGGCGTTGCGTGAAGAAATTCGCAAGGGTGTCGTGAGTGGCGATGGACTCCCGGCAGCATCAGTGCTTAATCGCCTCGAAGCGAAATACCGCAGGTAA
- a CDS encoding aldo/keto reductase encodes MRYRVFGRTGLRVSSLALGTGNFGTGWGYGADRETAKQIFDGYRTAGGSFIDTADQYQFGQSETLTGEFITSERDDIVLATKFSLGDAPTSGLQRTGNSRKAMIQSVEASLKLLNTDRIDLLWVHMPDAVTPIDEIVRGLDDLARSGKILYSGLSDFPAWRVATAATVADLRGWSPISALQIEYSLVERTVERELIPMANAFGLGTVSWSPLGGGLLTGKYRKGETGRAQGLGAVIHGESDDRKTATVDAVLAIAEETGLPAGQIAIAWVLAKGTTLPIIGPRTKEQLDDNLSALNVRLTEEQIARLDTASAIPLGFPYDIVTGSRGRLAGGKEDVMDWPAAAVK; translated from the coding sequence ATGCGTTATAGAGTTTTCGGCCGCACCGGCCTTCGCGTTTCGTCGTTGGCGCTGGGTACCGGCAATTTCGGCACCGGCTGGGGCTACGGCGCGGATCGAGAGACTGCGAAGCAGATATTCGACGGTTACCGCACCGCCGGCGGCAGTTTCATCGATACGGCCGACCAGTATCAGTTCGGCCAGTCGGAAACGCTGACCGGCGAATTCATCACTAGCGAGCGCGACGACATCGTGCTCGCTACAAAGTTCTCGCTGGGCGATGCGCCGACCAGCGGCTTGCAGCGCACTGGCAACAGCCGCAAGGCCATGATCCAGTCCGTGGAAGCCAGCCTGAAGCTCCTGAACACCGATCGCATCGATCTTCTCTGGGTGCATATGCCGGATGCCGTCACCCCGATCGACGAAATCGTCCGCGGCCTTGATGACCTCGCCCGTTCCGGCAAGATCCTCTATTCCGGCCTGTCGGATTTCCCAGCCTGGCGCGTCGCCACCGCCGCCACCGTTGCAGACCTGCGCGGCTGGTCGCCGATCTCGGCGCTGCAGATCGAATACAGCCTCGTGGAACGCACCGTCGAGCGTGAGCTGATCCCCATGGCCAATGCCTTCGGTCTGGGCACCGTTAGCTGGTCGCCGCTTGGCGGTGGTCTGCTCACCGGAAAATATCGCAAGGGCGAGACGGGCAGGGCACAAGGGCTCGGCGCGGTCATCCATGGCGAAAGCGACGATCGCAAGACGGCAACCGTTGACGCGGTTCTGGCGATTGCCGAGGAAACCGGACTTCCTGCCGGTCAGATCGCCATCGCCTGGGTACTAGCCAAAGGCACAACGCTGCCGATCATCGGTCCGCGCACCAAGGAGCAGCTCGACGACAATCTTTCAGCACTCAATGTTCGCCTGACCGAAGAGCAGATCGCCCGCCTCGATACCGCCAGCGCCATCCCGCTCGGCTTCCCCTACGACATCGTTACCGGCAGCCGCGGTCGTCTGGCGGGCGGCAAGGAGGATGTGATGGACTGGCCGGCCGCTGCGGTGAAATGA
- a CDS encoding amino acid ABC transporter permease, producing MIEFTFWDILRNLVFATRWTLLLSLAAFAGGAIVGLAILSARISKTRWPRTFASGYIALFQGTPLLMQLFLMFFGLPMLGFRIEAWTAAICGLTFYASAYLAEIWRSGVEAVPRGQWDAAASLGLHRLLELRLVILPQAFRITRAPTVGFLVQLIKSTALASILGFEELLKTANAINNATFEPFKVYGLVAVIFFALCYPLTQYARILEKKAAFG from the coding sequence ATGATTGAGTTCACGTTCTGGGACATTCTGCGCAATCTTGTCTTCGCGACACGCTGGACCCTGTTGCTTTCGCTCGCAGCCTTTGCCGGCGGTGCCATCGTTGGCCTGGCGATCCTGTCTGCACGGATATCGAAAACGCGCTGGCCGCGCACCTTCGCGTCCGGCTACATTGCCCTGTTTCAGGGAACGCCGCTCCTCATGCAGCTCTTCTTGATGTTCTTCGGCCTGCCGATGCTCGGTTTCCGGATCGAAGCATGGACCGCGGCCATCTGCGGCCTGACGTTCTACGCAAGCGCTTATCTTGCGGAAATCTGGCGGAGCGGCGTCGAGGCGGTGCCGCGCGGGCAATGGGACGCTGCAGCCAGCCTTGGCTTGCATCGGCTCCTGGAACTTCGCCTTGTCATCCTGCCGCAGGCTTTCCGGATCACACGCGCGCCGACTGTCGGGTTTTTGGTCCAGTTGATCAAGAGCACCGCACTGGCCTCGATCCTCGGCTTCGAAGAGCTGCTGAAAACCGCGAACGCCATCAACAACGCGACCTTCGAACCTTTCAAGGTCTACGGTCTCGTCGCGGTGATCTTCTTCGCCCTCTGCTATCCGCTTACGCAATACGCCAGAATTCTGGAAAAGAAAGCTGCGTTTGGCTGA
- a CDS encoding SHOCT domain-containing protein produces the protein MAIIAGQATQAQFNHPDLGGMGQWSQGGMIMVGDMFNNALKANVAGICSELAALVHGMDLLGPQASHQSQYQGQGGSVSLFLPGALSAGNWWPEEFGHPASTGAQNDLRYALFPTIRRLAIDIGGRVTIYDTKDHRIGGFSQQQSGDQSLSFTSQYGLVKISELDVVRQGGKEPADTSATGTSAATAAPSIFASSAPESAEPQQATRPAAEALRSDEDIFDKIERLAALHAKGILTDQEFEAKKSDLLSRL, from the coding sequence ATGGCGATTATCGCCGGGCAGGCGACACAGGCCCAGTTCAACCATCCCGATCTGGGTGGGATGGGGCAATGGTCGCAGGGCGGCATGATCATGGTCGGCGACATGTTCAACAATGCGCTAAAAGCGAACGTGGCCGGGATTTGTTCCGAGCTTGCGGCCTTGGTGCACGGCATGGATTTGCTGGGCCCGCAGGCGTCGCACCAGTCCCAATATCAAGGTCAGGGCGGCAGCGTCAGCCTGTTCCTGCCTGGCGCACTGTCGGCTGGAAACTGGTGGCCCGAGGAGTTTGGGCATCCTGCCTCGACCGGGGCGCAGAATGACCTTCGCTATGCCTTGTTCCCGACAATTCGACGGCTGGCGATCGATATCGGTGGCCGGGTTACGATCTATGACACGAAGGACCATCGAATTGGCGGGTTCTCACAACAGCAAAGCGGCGACCAGTCGCTGAGCTTTACCTCTCAGTACGGGCTGGTGAAAATTTCGGAGCTGGATGTGGTACGGCAGGGCGGCAAGGAACCGGCGGACACGTCGGCTACCGGAACATCCGCCGCCACGGCTGCGCCGTCGATATTCGCATCGTCCGCGCCGGAATCCGCCGAGCCACAACAAGCGACACGTCCAGCAGCGGAGGCGCTTCGGTCGGATGAGGACATCTTCGACAAGATCGAACGTCTCGCGGCACTTCATGCAAAAGGCATTCTCACGGATCAGGAATTCGAGGCCAAGAAGTCGGACTTGCTCAGCCGACTATAG
- a CDS encoding MbcA/ParS/Xre antitoxin family protein — protein sequence MRNAEQKIDGTVLPRLQTDRFAPSNRKKLSAPSLRTFLAIADLWALTEEQRLLVLGYPSRSTYHSWAKQAREHGVFTLDVDTLTRISAVLGIHQALGILFSNERAGVEWLRMPHQALAFGGHPPLTVLTNGTQDGLMTVRRFLDAARGGVYMSPNTLDEAFTPYDDGDIVFR from the coding sequence ATGCGGAACGCTGAACAGAAGATAGATGGGACGGTACTACCGCGCCTTCAAACAGATCGGTTTGCTCCCTCGAATCGAAAAAAACTCAGTGCGCCATCGCTGAGGACCTTCTTGGCCATTGCGGATCTGTGGGCGTTGACCGAAGAGCAGCGATTACTCGTTCTCGGTTATCCATCACGGTCGACTTATCATAGCTGGGCCAAACAGGCCCGTGAACATGGCGTGTTTACCCTGGACGTCGACACGCTTACTCGAATCTCTGCAGTGCTGGGGATTCATCAGGCGCTTGGCATCCTGTTCTCCAACGAACGGGCGGGAGTAGAGTGGTTGCGCATGCCGCATCAGGCGCTTGCTTTTGGCGGTCATCCCCCGCTTACAGTCCTAACCAATGGAACTCAGGACGGACTGATGACTGTCCGTCGATTTCTGGACGCGGCGAGGGGCGGTGTATACATGTCCCCAAACACTCTAGACGAAGCATTTACGCCATACGACGACGGGGACATTGTGTTCCGGTGA
- a CDS encoding ornithine cyclodeaminase family protein gives MTDTQIRILDSRTTGELLPFGALVATLRQAFSEGCVVPVRHHHTIANSGGRDATLLLMPAWHETHRSERYLGIKIVTVFPGNTARGIPGLTSTYMLYDGRTGLQLALLDGNAITTRRTVAASALAADYLARKDARRLLVIGAGRVASLIPDAYCIVRPIAHVDIWDIDPVSAERLAQSLRQRGLQATAVTNLEAAARQADIISAATLATAPLIRGEWLRPGTHVDLIGGFTPAMREADDEALRRSSVYIDTREALHEAGDLVQPIRTGVISTDAVRATLDNLCRRNIPARTSNDEITLYKAVGTALADLAAATMVYEAALIAS, from the coding sequence ATGACCGACACACAAATCCGTATTCTCGACTCCCGGACAACAGGCGAACTTCTACCTTTCGGCGCACTGGTCGCGACCCTGCGGCAAGCATTTTCCGAAGGCTGCGTTGTGCCGGTCCGGCATCACCACACGATTGCAAATAGTGGCGGGCGGGATGCGACGCTCCTTCTGATGCCGGCCTGGCATGAAACGCACCGATCGGAGCGCTACCTTGGCATCAAGATCGTCACCGTCTTTCCCGGCAACACGGCGCGCGGCATTCCCGGCCTGACCTCGACATACATGCTCTATGATGGTCGGACCGGGCTGCAGCTTGCGCTGCTTGACGGAAACGCGATCACGACGCGTCGCACGGTGGCGGCATCGGCCCTTGCCGCCGACTATCTTGCCCGAAAGGACGCCCGCCGTTTGCTGGTGATCGGCGCAGGCCGCGTCGCGAGCCTCATACCCGATGCCTACTGCATCGTCCGGCCGATCGCGCATGTTGATATCTGGGATATCGATCCCGTCAGTGCGGAGCGGCTGGCGCAGAGCCTGCGGCAACGGGGGCTGCAGGCAACTGCCGTCACGAATCTGGAAGCCGCGGCGCGGCAAGCCGATATCATCAGCGCGGCGACGCTGGCGACCGCGCCGCTTATCCGGGGCGAATGGCTGCGGCCGGGCACCCATGTCGATCTGATCGGCGGCTTCACCCCGGCGATGCGTGAGGCCGATGACGAGGCGCTCCGGCGCTCCTCGGTCTATATCGACACCCGCGAAGCCCTTCATGAAGCGGGCGATCTGGTTCAACCGATCAGGACTGGCGTCATTTCTACGGATGCGGTGCGCGCGACACTCGACAACCTGTGCCGACGCAATATTCCGGCGCGGACGTCCAACGATGAGATCACGCTCTACAAGGCAGTCGGAACGGCGTTGGCGGATCTTGCCGCCGCGACGATGGTATATGAAGCCGCTTTGATCGCCAGCTGA
- a CDS encoding type II toxin-antitoxin system RelE/ParE family toxin, which produces MDIVFAPAAAQDIEEIGDYIYAENPPAAIRFIMGLRSRCSRIAGAPSGRRSSLVVTMTASQATMDPTSSRPRRRPSPWSDPTAWARSLPPMAISVGAVSKRSAIWILS; this is translated from the coding sequence ATGGATATCGTGTTCGCTCCCGCGGCGGCGCAGGATATTGAGGAAATTGGCGACTACATCTACGCGGAGAATCCGCCGGCGGCGATCCGGTTCATTATGGGGTTGAGAAGCCGTTGCAGCCGTATTGCTGGCGCGCCGAGCGGGAGGAGGTCTTCCTTGGTGGTCACGATGACGGCGTCGCAGGCAACGATGGATCCGACCTCTTCGAGGCCACGAAGACGGCCATCGCCTTGGAGCGATCCTACGGCATGGGCGAGAAGCTTGCCTCCTATGGCGATCTCAGTCGGCGCCGTCTCGAAGAGATCGGCCATTTGGATCCTGAGTTAA
- a CDS encoding transporter substrate-binding domain-containing protein has translation MTALMNLRHTATAAIAVFAILAGAAQADQLADIKAAGEINIGIFSDFPPFSSASADMSIKGYDVDVAQKIADGVGVKLNLVSVTGQNRIAYLNDNRVDLLMSVGYSKERAEVIDFAAPYAPYYIAVIGPAALKVSGKEDLADKTVAVNRGTLEDTSLTAAAPGSAAIQRFENYNSVIQAFISGQTQLMVVGNDVGAQVLARQDALKPEQKFQLLSSPSHIALRKGEEGLKKAVNDSVAAMISNGSLDASSKSWLKSPLNPENLKD, from the coding sequence ATGACTGCTCTTATGAACTTGCGTCACACCGCCACAGCGGCAATTGCCGTATTCGCCATCCTGGCAGGGGCCGCGCAGGCCGACCAACTTGCCGATATCAAAGCCGCAGGCGAGATCAACATCGGCATATTCTCCGATTTCCCGCCCTTTTCCTCGGCCAGCGCCGATATGAGCATCAAGGGCTATGACGTCGACGTCGCCCAGAAGATCGCCGACGGGGTCGGCGTGAAACTCAATCTCGTCAGCGTTACCGGCCAGAACAGGATTGCCTACCTGAACGACAACCGCGTCGACCTGCTGATGAGCGTCGGCTATTCGAAGGAGCGCGCCGAAGTTATCGATTTTGCCGCCCCGTACGCCCCCTACTATATCGCCGTCATCGGTCCGGCGGCGCTGAAGGTGAGCGGCAAGGAAGACCTTGCCGACAAGACCGTTGCCGTCAATCGCGGAACGCTCGAAGACACTTCGCTGACGGCCGCTGCCCCGGGCTCGGCTGCGATCCAGCGTTTCGAGAACTACAATTCGGTCATCCAGGCCTTCATATCCGGCCAGACCCAGTTGATGGTCGTCGGCAACGACGTAGGCGCGCAGGTTCTGGCACGACAGGACGCCCTGAAGCCGGAGCAGAAGTTCCAGCTCCTCAGCTCCCCCTCGCACATCGCGCTCCGCAAGGGCGAGGAAGGCCTGAAGAAGGCTGTCAACGACAGCGTCGCTGCCATGATCTCCAATGGTTCGCTCGACGCAAGCTCGAAGAGCTGGCTGAAATCGCCGCTCAACCCAGAAAACCTGAAGGACTGA
- a CDS encoding tyrosine-type recombinase/integrase: MPVNLNSSSLPPTLRGMASVDQHGIPRFWATIWIDVLKPTMESSTRRKHLTALDRLYEACNRQRGRDCLDRLIAEADADGLENVLLGFLAQLRNEAIITGFDKASTWTSAVSFVIDMLRYTGNSLGARAAEMEAKLLRLEVLYRQLAPNPEATEGPVVRALPSTVVQDLYEIFRPDSARNPFKTEALRWRNLVIFMLLLRLGLRRGEAALLCINSFKEDFNYDTGAMDYWLDVEETHDGDPRYEQPSLKTAPSRRQLPLSKEFVELIPIFAQNFRGKANYPHLLISQKSKPLSLRSMNEIFEVASKALSPEARKSLSKQGLGSVSCHDLRHTSAVVRMTRYRDKGLDLDTAQGNLREYFGWSEESNMPRLYAKAYFETTLAEVWDETFDTFVDALRRISPERNH, translated from the coding sequence ATGCCGGTCAACCTCAATTCGTCATCGCTACCACCCACGCTGCGCGGCATGGCCAGCGTCGATCAGCACGGCATACCTCGGTTTTGGGCGACCATCTGGATCGATGTGCTGAAACCGACGATGGAGTCGTCAACCAGGCGCAAACACCTGACAGCCTTGGATCGGCTTTATGAAGCGTGCAATCGTCAGCGCGGCCGCGACTGCCTTGACCGCTTGATCGCCGAGGCTGACGCGGACGGCCTTGAGAATGTCCTGCTGGGCTTCCTCGCTCAACTCCGCAACGAAGCGATCATAACCGGGTTCGACAAAGCCTCGACGTGGACGTCTGCGGTGAGCTTTGTGATCGACATGCTCCGATACACGGGCAATTCTTTGGGCGCTCGCGCCGCCGAAATGGAGGCCAAGCTTCTCAGGCTCGAAGTCCTGTATCGCCAGCTTGCTCCCAACCCCGAGGCTACCGAGGGGCCGGTGGTCCGTGCGCTGCCTTCGACGGTGGTTCAGGACCTCTATGAAATCTTTCGACCAGATTCCGCACGCAATCCCTTCAAAACCGAGGCGCTTCGTTGGCGCAACCTCGTCATCTTCATGCTTCTCCTACGTCTGGGACTGCGTCGCGGTGAAGCAGCACTTCTGTGTATCAATTCCTTCAAGGAAGACTTCAACTACGACACCGGCGCAATGGATTACTGGCTCGACGTCGAGGAGACGCACGACGGTGACCCACGCTACGAGCAACCGAGCTTGAAAACCGCGCCGTCACGGCGGCAACTCCCGCTATCCAAGGAGTTTGTCGAGTTGATCCCGATCTTTGCTCAAAACTTCCGAGGCAAAGCAAACTATCCGCATCTTCTGATCTCCCAGAAATCCAAGCCTCTGTCGCTTCGATCCATGAACGAGATTTTTGAGGTGGCATCCAAAGCGCTCTCTCCGGAAGCGAGGAAATCTCTGAGTAAACAGGGCCTTGGCAGCGTTTCCTGTCACGATCTTCGACATACGTCTGCCGTCGTCCGAATGACACGATATCGGGACAAAGGGCTCGATCTGGACACGGCTCAAGGGAATTTGCGGGAATACTTCGGCTGGTCGGAGGAGTCCAACATGCCCCGCCTCTATGCGAAGGCCTACTTTGAAACCACTCTTGCCGAAGTGTGGGACGAGACGTTTGACACGTTCGTGGACGCCTTGAGGCGCATTAGTCCGGAGCGAAACCATTGA
- a CDS encoding amino acid ABC transporter permease — translation MRYSLDFNWLWDGMGALADGAGTTLALTACTSVLGIVFSVLGAAARRAPYPWLRKVVGLYVEIMRNTPFLVQLFFIFFGLPSIGIRLDPIAAAVLAMTLNMAAYTIEVVGAGLDAIPRGQKEAAQALGLRPRLVFIKIILPQALAIIFPALTSQIIIMMLESAVVSQISVRELAQEADLLQARTFRSFETYLVATLIYLSMSAALRRLLVAGKRRFLGAGLE, via the coding sequence ATGAGATACAGCCTCGATTTCAACTGGCTTTGGGACGGAATGGGAGCTCTGGCCGATGGCGCAGGCACGACGCTTGCACTGACGGCCTGCACATCGGTCCTGGGGATCGTTTTCAGCGTGCTCGGCGCGGCCGCGCGCCGTGCGCCTTATCCATGGTTGCGCAAGGTCGTCGGCCTGTATGTGGAAATCATGCGCAACACGCCATTCCTGGTACAGCTATTCTTCATCTTCTTCGGCTTGCCGAGCATCGGCATTCGCCTGGATCCGATCGCAGCGGCCGTCCTGGCCATGACCCTCAACATGGCGGCCTACACGATCGAGGTGGTCGGGGCCGGACTCGATGCCATACCGAGGGGCCAGAAAGAGGCTGCGCAGGCACTCGGCCTGAGGCCCCGGCTGGTGTTCATCAAGATCATCCTGCCGCAAGCGCTCGCCATCATTTTTCCCGCGCTGACAAGCCAGATCATCATCATGATGCTGGAATCGGCGGTGGTTTCGCAAATATCCGTCCGCGAGCTAGCGCAGGAGGCTGATCTGCTTCAGGCGCGCACCTTCCGCTCCTTTGAGACCTATCTGGTCGCGACGTTGATCTACCTTTCGATGTCCGCCGCGCTTCGCCGGCTCCTTGTCGCCGGGAAACGCCGTTTTCTGGGAGCCGGTCTGGAATGA
- a CDS encoding RES family NAD+ phosphorylase, whose protein sequence is MTSRFAPAPYPSFRLVPSQFPPIGLFDTVATAADLEAVMELVGWTNDRLVAERIQRLPQDEWVYSVPNASVVMAAFLHVAPDGMRFNGGDLGAWYAADDLRTAAAEVGHHLRREVVARGVREMARSYRCYTAVLHGDYLDIRGEQSRHSAVYDSASYAASQALGEQVRAGVGAGIIYDSLRRRTGVNVAALRPRNIRDVTQTDHFEITVSAGERRIDVRKLSS, encoded by the coding sequence GTGACCAGTCGCTTTGCCCCGGCGCCATATCCCTCATTCCGGCTAGTGCCGTCGCAGTTTCCGCCGATCGGGCTGTTTGACACAGTTGCTACGGCGGCTGATCTCGAGGCTGTGATGGAGCTTGTCGGCTGGACCAACGACCGATTGGTCGCTGAACGCATTCAGCGACTCCCCCAAGATGAATGGGTTTACAGTGTTCCCAACGCCAGTGTGGTAATGGCTGCGTTCCTGCATGTGGCTCCTGATGGAATGCGGTTCAATGGCGGGGATCTTGGTGCCTGGTATGCGGCCGATGATCTTCGCACAGCCGCTGCCGAGGTCGGGCATCATCTTCGCCGCGAGGTCGTTGCCCGCGGTGTGAGAGAAATGGCGCGCTCCTACAGATGTTACACCGCAGTTCTGCACGGAGACTACCTGGACATCCGTGGAGAGCAGTCGCGGCACTCTGCGGTATATGACAGTGCCAGCTATGCAGCTTCTCAAGCGCTTGGTGAGCAGGTCCGGGCGGGCGTCGGCGCAGGTATCATCTACGACAGCCTGAGGCGCAGGACCGGCGTGAATGTTGCGGCACTTCGGCCACGGAACATTCGGGATGTCACGCAGACCGACCACTTTGAGATCACTGTGTCCGCCGGTGAACGCCGAATCGACGTGCGGAAGCTTTCGAGCTGA
- a CDS encoding TetR/AcrR family transcriptional regulator, which yields MRPTKEQAKENRQRILDTAAKLFRENGIHAVGVDAVMKGAGLTHGGFYGHFKSKSDLAEQALAHAMQNMLGANALNGSLDDFAKSYLSPEHRAVVGAGCTVAALGPELARLPEAERGPVTDHIRGLIAHMENWQTESGSKPDRSQAIADVASFVGALVMSRAVNDPALSDEILESVRDRVTGKDQPISA from the coding sequence ATGCGTCCGACCAAGGAACAGGCAAAGGAAAACCGACAGCGCATTCTCGATACAGCGGCAAAGCTGTTTCGCGAGAATGGCATCCACGCTGTCGGTGTCGATGCTGTCATGAAAGGGGCTGGCCTCACCCATGGCGGCTTCTACGGCCACTTCAAATCCAAGAGCGATCTTGCAGAGCAAGCGCTGGCCCATGCGATGCAGAACATGCTGGGTGCCAATGCCCTCAATGGTTCTTTGGACGATTTCGCAAAATCCTATCTTTCACCAGAGCATCGCGCCGTCGTTGGAGCGGGATGCACCGTGGCCGCTCTTGGGCCGGAGCTTGCAAGACTGCCGGAAGCGGAGCGAGGCCCGGTGACAGATCATATCCGCGGGTTGATTGCCCATATGGAGAACTGGCAGACGGAGAGTGGTTCCAAGCCTGACCGCAGCCAAGCGATCGCGGATGTCGCAAGCTTCGTCGGCGCTCTCGTCATGTCCCGGGCGGTGAACGATCCCGCCTTGTCCGACGAGATTCTGGAGAGCGTGCGCGACCGGGTGACCGGAAAGGACCAACCGATTTCGGCTTAA